aagtgacaatccgcatacttggccttaaataaatcacccgtagttggctcaaggtattttataatcgtgggagaatcatatccaacatatatctccatcctcctttgaggtcccatctttgttctctgtggtggtgcaattGGCACATAGACGGCACAaccaaatgtcttaagatgggatatgtctggctcatgacccgtaagcaattgtgatggggaatatttatgttcactagaCGGTCTGATACAAATCAGTTCGGCCACGTGCAAGACCGTGTGTCCCCAAGCTGTGGCCGGAAGCTTAgacctcataagcaatggtctagctatgAGTTGAATTCAttttatgaatgattcggccaagccgttctgtgtatgttcATGTGCCACgaagtgttccacacttacccccatggacatacagtaatcattaaacgcttgggacgtgaactcaccagcattggtcTCTATCATTCCGATCTTAGCATAGTAAAAGGCCTGTAGAGAGCGCATGTATAGACTCTAGGACTCTCTTATAGCCTTTGCTGATCTCTATGAtttgaaggaactctttgtttccttcgcccttagtctcaatatgaaagccattcattcgaatgtctttaaagctcaacAGGCTtttcttagagctgggtgaatacaatgcatcagaTATCTCTAGATGCGTACCCTTAGGCAACATGATATTAGCCTGGCCGTAGCCCTCTATGAGACTTGAGAgacttttatatcaaaaacttttattcattaataaaacaagttcaaagcaatcaaaacatagaaaacacaaagcaaagaacacaaaaacatagatgtcgaattcaacttcattcttttaaacaatcagACGTTTCATACTCCATGAGATCGTCTTAttcatgattgaaatcatcttcaccatcttgataagtcatatgagcttcaggattcttccctttcaaactctcttggtagaggtcaacgagatgtttgggagtcctacatgtcttagcccaatgattatccataccacatctatggcacacggatttggtcgagttttgtgGCTTGCAAGATGTACCACGGCCTCGGCCATGTCCACGGCCTCCATAGAAGCCACGTCCACGGCCTCCATAGAAGCCACGTCCACGGCCTCCATAGAAGCCACGTCCATATGAGTTGCCTTGGCCTCGACCAAACGAGTTTCGGTCTCGACCACCacgtccatgccattttccacgaccacgtttgtgttggctatcactatggacatggttcgactctttcttagcctcttaggtcgcatgtgcctcaggtaatgggtttgttccaggaggtctcaattcactgtttctcatcaacagttcattgttctgctcagtgagcaagagacaagagatcagattagcataagttgtgaagcccttctcacggtactgttgttgtaacaacacattgcttgtgtggaaggtggaaaaggttttctcaagtatatccttatccgttatatcctcaccacacagtttcaatttaGAAACTATCTTAAACATggccgagttatactcgtccacggacttgaagtcctggattctgagattcctccaatcatacatagcctttggtaataacaccgttctctggtgatcatatctcgttttcaactctgtccaaaggtctagaggattctcaatagtcaaatactgatctttgagactctcaataagatgatggcgtataattaatatagctccatatctatctttctcacttgcattattgccctcagttatacattcaccgagtcccttggattttagaatgatcttagcatcaagtgcccattgcaagtaattatctccagagagatttagggcagcaaaatccaagttgttgattttcgacatctgaaatcatatatttCATTCTTAGGATTTATAATGTTCTTATAATGCATACAAGACAATCAGATATATAATGCAAATTGGTCACACGACCAAACGGATATGATACATTTAGTTCATACGattatgcatgcatgatatgctAACAAGCCGCACGGTCAAACAATCCGAACATGCATAATGCAAGACAAGCCGCACGACCAAGGGTATGAACAATCTTAGCAATCGGTTTCTATATGATCTTAATGCAATTGGTTATTCATCTTAGCAAGAACGATTCTAAGTGATCATGAAACCTCAATAAAACAATCAAGCAATGCATCAAGAGGTTTAGTTACTATCAACCTAACGATCATATTCAATGAGATTAATACAATTAGGGTTTCAATATGAACAAGCCGGTCGGTTTCAAGTTTTAAACAAGATGAGAACTAATCAACTTAGGCGATTTCTATCGCAAGATAACATTCAATTATTTCATCAATTCAATCAAACAAATTCAAGTATGAGATTAATCAATCCTAGCCATCGGTTCCATGTGAtgataatcagattcaaaacattcaatcgcataaacaatcaaatcaaatttcgaTTAGGGTTTGCATGGTATGCATGCGGCTAGGCTTTAgggaattagggtttcgattttaatcAAGCAATAAGATTCAATTTAGGTTATTATGGATTGGATCTATTGCCTTAGGGTTTGGTTCTTAGGTTTTAGTTTTACCTAAACCTCAAGGcgggttgaatggaccaccgaATAGAGAAGAACGCGAGCTGATCGTTGTGTTTTGGGTCGCGAACGGATTGAAGCTGAGACGAGTCGCGAACGGGAGCAAGCAGCTATCGGGTCGTGAACGTGCTGGCTATCGAACGGTATCGGGTCGCGTCGAGCAGGATGAGATCGTGTCTCGCGAACAGGCTGAAGTCGTGAGCTGAGGAACAGACTGAGGTCGCGTGCTgagatcgggaacgccttgagtATGGGGTTTTAGGTTCTCGATCAGATTAGGGTTCGTcatcgggtttagggtttatcgccgggatgagattagggttttagggttcggactttagcttagggtttagagcgtaatcatgctgataacgtgttgtgaaactagagaatatAATCTGTATGTTTAACAGATCATGACAGGAGAAGGAAGGgaatgaagaagagaaagagatcagATGAGTCGAGGAGCCATGGCGAAGAAGAAATGGTGGGTGTGGAAAGATTTGATGAGCTATGGATTCAACAGACGAGAGAGAGTGAGGATGCCAGAGATCTAATTGCTCTGTTCCAACAGAATAGAtaattcataaacataaggagccctttatatatagggaattacactgtcatagaataatggcaagactaaagaaaagaaatacaaatatggaaagagtacaaatcataatctaataaggaaaaggcaagatgccgattctctctctctctctcctcacagttgactctctctctctctctctagcattgggccggttatgaaccgggccggttatggacatccacaatatgatttataacaaacgTGCCTATTGGATAGGTTTTTGGGAGTTTTTCCTTACCAATAAAGAGATTGACTATACCatttaaaaggaaaaattgTTATGATTGTAATTGCTggttttatgaaatatttaacTTTCCTTTACACCCGAAGGTTTTGTAAATATGGGAAATTTCTATTGATCTTgtattaattttgtaatcatgTGTATTAAGAAGATTTTCttagttgtgttttttttaaaaacaacatattttttaagataatatttactatttttctGTGATTGCTCAAGGAAGGCTCTTATGATGATGGAAGTTCTTAGCTCTCTAGGGTTAGTTTAGATAGAATTTTTTAACGCAACAACGCAGTATCGTTTCTTATGTTTGATTAGCCGGTAATTAGGTTTGTATAGTCAATCTTAAAGGTTATGTCGTGTATCCTTATTATTCCTGAACTATTATTATTTaaccaaaatcatataaattttgtatGATGTAACCTGTTTGCTTAAAACCAAAACCGTAAATGCTTTAgaacatttttttctaaaaaaatttatatgtgaatgcatatgtaaatatataatccaAGCCTTAAAACAACCAAACAATCACGTCGTAGAAATGTTCAAACATCACAGATCCATTATATTTATTGACAatgtatatgtattatttttttacctttttattaaGTTATATTGTCTAGaccttttttgaaaatatatattttatagaatttaaatgtattaaaatttagaaGTCAATAACACAAAAGAAACTGGCAATGATAATAAGAAACATAAGATTGTAGCTATGATAACATAATATGGATTATATTAAGGAGGAAAAACTCCATATTAGAAATGTGTGTCACGGCATGTGGGACTCCTTAAGTTATGGCGAATCCACTCCACGATGCATAGATGATGATATATGTGGTTGCACTTCAGAGAGTTTACAACCCCCGTCCCAATGAGTTTGTCTTGGCAGATGGAGCACACTTTGTCAGCATCCTCCGGAATAGGTTGTCTTATTGATGCTCGTAGGTCGATCAAAGCTAAGTCGAGGTCAATCCTGTTGATTGCGGTAGGGTTGAAATCTCTTATAGAGAGAACAGCACGGACATTTGTGCCTAGATTCAGGAATCAAATATAAGAAGAGAATGTCAATAATTCATATAGAATTCAAAAAGTAAGAATTGTATTAATATAGGCATCCTAAATAATTTCCCGTAAACGCCTAAATAAGAATTGTTACTAATggattttactaaaatactaattaagaattaatctaaAACTTTCATTCTTAAATAATTTCCCGTAAACGAAATCTATATCTACAAGCCTCTATTttatctaagaaaataaaataataataaattggaGTTCTTATACCTGCATAATCGGTTAATGATGGGATCATAGAAGCGAACTTATGACTGGTATATTCAGTGATTTCTCCAGAAACTGGAAAGTAGATAACATGGTAGCTAAACATGTGTTCCATGAGATCAGCCGTGTCATCCGTTATATGACCATTTTCAGTTGTTGAGAACTTTATGGAGAAGTTTATCTCTGTTTGACTGGTATTTTTCCTCTTAATCTTGATGTTAAGCTGTCTATCTGGATCTGTGGTTGCAGGCTCAATCTCTGAGGAAAAGGAATAGGAAACATGTGGTTGGTGGTTCATGATGATAAGCTAAATCAAGAACTATATGTGTATAAGGGGTTGCTCATGCTTATATGGGGCTAAGGGCTGAAGTTGGTTGACTGGCTTATCAATTTTCTGTAACGGTTGTAAGTTACACGTTTGGTTTTATTGGCCTGAGGTAATGAAATTGTTGTTATCACTCTTTTACTCTCTTTCTTTCTATTGTTTGATGCACACAGCTTAATTTATCTTCCTGAGTGTATAGTTTTATCATCAAACCGGGTCTGAAATTTTGGAATGTTTAAATACAAAGACTTGATTATGGCAAACAAACTAAATAGCGACATACTTGACAGACAGGGCAATGCTTACTGTGCTAattcttttctttatatgtCGTTGTGGAAGTGAGTAAGATGCTTGATGATTAATTAGAGATGCTTTATCAGTTACTCTATATCCTGCAGaagataaataaacatatatcctttaaaaagaaagaagctACTCTAATTTTAAAACCGTATACATGACATAAAATTCACGGTAAGTAACACGATAGACTTAAATAGGAAGAAAAATACACGGCATTCATAATATTGTCGTTTCAGTTAGCATGAACAATAATTTGTAGTATTATACTCagcatttttttgtatttagtaCTACTATTATATAGATATGTAGAAAAGGGATACAGAAATGAAAATTGAATTAATATCGATCTCAAACTTTGTCTTTTCCATTACTCAATAAGTTTTAGTGTTTATTTACAGAGTTAATTATCAGACTGAAATAAACTAAGGTACATATTCTCATGagagataattattttaaactgaGGAATCAAGTTTTCACTATGAATCCCTTAGATTGCAAGAAACCcgactttttattttaaagtccaATTTTATGAGTCTTTACTGGCATATTATTTGACTTCCTTTGGTTTCGAGAACTCAAAGGTCACAAGTCACAACTAAATTCGTAAAAGCGTCAGATCcaacaaaactaaaatgttCAAACATCAAACTTAAGGGAAAAAAATCGTTAAGTAGAGCCAACATATATTATAAGAAAGATAGTTCAATATTGCAAAAACAAAGTCTGAGATTGAAAAAACCAAAGCATAGAGTTTTAGTAACCATAAAACCACCACTTAACACATTCTAGCCACATCTGGCTCGCTTGGGATCTTCTGCCTCAACATTAGCAGCAGCCCTTTTCACCCTCCCAACGCATGTGGAAGGATCATCATCAGCAACTCCCTTCTGCAAAGTTTCCTGGGCTTCTGGTACAATCATATTTCCTTCTAAATTGTCTTCAACTTCTGGATCTTCTGGAGTGAGGACCTTTGTCACAGTTAAAGTTTGGGTCTTGCCAGTCAAATTGTGATTTGATACCTTCACAATGAATTTGCGAGTCTGTCCTATGGTATCGATAAGAGCTTGAGGTACCGGAACCAAGTGATCATCTCCTACATTCTCATTGGCCTAACATACATTAAACTATTGTCATTATATATATCTAACTATCTTGGAAAATACAGTTTAAAATAACAAAGGCACACAGGTTTGTAATTACCTCGAAATATCTCGCAACCAACTCCGAAGCTTTCTTTCCAGACAACTCATGTCCAGCATCACCAAAGAGCACAAAAGACGACTGATCATCATTATCATACACGGAGATCTTGGCTAGGTACCTGTGTCATGAGCAGAGTAATAATGAGTGCATTGAAGTATGAGTATAAGTACATCTGAGTCACTTACTGTGCAACACCAACAATATCAGTTTTCCCACATTTCTTACACATAAGGGTGGTAGGCCCTTTGGTTGCCTTAGTGTGGTACCCACCACTGCCTATGTAATACCATGATGAACCGTGCGCAACATCACCAATGGTTGCTATGCACGCAAACCAAGCAACCTGCAAAATGTTAAACAATTAAATAAGAAACTAAGACTATCATATTAAATGTGTTATTCATTGGTACTGTACAACCTTGGCATCTTCCTGCTTCATATAGGAAAAGAGCTCGCCTATGGTCACTGTCTCAGTCTTAGTGACAACGTTTGCATCAACTCTGTTAGCAATAGCTAAGTTCGCGTTCATCCTGAAGCCAACGTCCAAACATCACATACAATGATGGAATAACAAcaaacaatatttaaataaagGAATGCTTACCAAGTGAGATACTCTCAGGTTGCTTGAACATCAGTGTCCAAAAATACACGTGATGGTGTCATAGAGGAGAGAGCTAGGGCACCTATAACAGATCCATTGTTATAATACAGATGCAAAGTTATAATGTAAAATGAGATGTAGAATTATGTATATCTCTAATATTTGTTATATCCGAACCTATCGGTTACTCATAGCTAATATGCTCCAATTTCTACCAAATGCAGTTCTATTACTCAAAGCTAACCTAACCAGATAAGATTCCTTTACCATCCTATGTACttcttaaacaataaaaataagttGCTAATACGGACCTCCAAATCGTTTCGGGTTTAAGGTAGTGACTAAAACAACACGTGCAGTTCCTCCAGATGCTTTAAATTTTTCACTTTTCTGATGTAATACTACTTGGTAGTGGTGAGTGAGTTTCTGATGTAAaaacatattgaatttcaataattttgcctttaggcatttgttgattctaagattaacaACATCAaagttgtattttaatttttcacattttttcacATTACTCTTTTTAGACGTTTTTTGCACTTTTCCCATATTTTGACCTTGAGCCGTAACCATCTATGTATTTCGTTTATTTCTCCGGTGTGCAGTGCTTCTCACTATCACTGGGAAAATATTCACTTTTGGGGTCTTGTTTTACTTCACATTCTTCTTCTGTAAGATTATCTGGTATTTGTTATAGATCAGACATATTAGTTCCATGTTGTGCGGTTGTTTTCTTACACAGTTGTAGGTTATTTCGGTCAATATTGATCCTTTTTTTCCTTAGATTTTGGCTAATGTTAGAAACTACATCTTGTTGGGTTGGTTCTGAGTGTAGTGGTCTTTGATGATGTCTTCCTCGTCGTTGGTTTACCG
This region of Brassica napus cultivar Da-Ae chromosome C5, Da-Ae, whole genome shotgun sequence genomic DNA includes:
- the LOC125587211 gene encoding uncharacterized protein LOC125587211 gives rise to the protein MNHQPHVSYSFSSEIEPATTDPDRQLNIKIKRKNTSQTEINFSIKFSTTENGHITDDTADLMEHMFSYHVIYFPVSGEITEYTSHKFASMIPSLTDYAGTNVRAVLSIRDFNPTAINRIDLDLALIDLRASIRQPIPEDADKVCSICQDKLIGTGVVNSLKCNHIYHHLCIVEWIRHNLRSPTCRDTHF